CATGAACTTGTAtgaatttgtatttgtatttatagGTTTATAGgttgaaattaaaaaatttcataaatggTCATTAATGAGTCTCATGGCAGCCCATATAAATATGAGTTTTGATGGAATGGTCCTTAATGGACATGGTCCTTGATGGACATGGTCAATTTTTGTCCACAAACTATAAATGGACAAACGGATATGGGCTAATGGACATGGATTTTCCCATCTGACAGCTCTACCGCGaactctttaataaaaaaaatctttctctTTGCAGGTATCAAAGCAGTCACTACGAAAATCACAATCTCTTAAGTAATTTTGTTAGGGAAAGAATCATCCTCTCATGGTGAATTGGATACTTGTATATATTGTAGACTCATTTAGACCACTTGGATATTGGATCATGCTGCGATGAGAGCTTTCATTGTATATTCCGGTGATGAAAAATTGCATCATGCGAAGACCTTCCAAATGCATAAGATAATGTCCCAAATTCTTTAGTCAAATTAAACAGAACTTTATTATTCAACAACCCAACGTTATGTGAGCTATATAAACATCTGTTTTATGATGACCATGTTATCTGACAGTAAACATCTCCCAAAGATATAGCTAACATTTAAGACAAAACCTAAATCCACCTCGGAATCAGCTTACTTTTAACTGAAAAACATCATTTCAATCACCTTGATCTTGGTGTTCCGCTCAAACCAGCAACACAACAGACAAATTTTGCAATGATTAGGTTGAAGATTTGAAATTCAAAAGGACAATCATCccataattaagaaaatcaCTTTCTGTTCACATCCATTCCTccaataaaattgaaaaagctCATAAGATATTCCAAACAAACTACTAAGTAATTACACTGAGAATAAAAGACTTTACAATAAATACCTAATGCAAGTCATAGATTAGGATATGCTAGAGGCTGGTCTGCAGAGAATGGGAAATGGAGGTATTTTGTGTCCTGCATAATCCACTGCCTTGGCTTGATACTCCACGAGAGGACCATCGGGATACTCTCGAGCCATAAAGGTGATGTAGAGCTTCCACCCACCTCCTGGTTTTAGATTGCCTCTCACAATGCTTATAACTTCCACAGACATACCCTAAGTAagtaaaacacacacaaacacacatccTATTCGTAAGTATCATATCAAATTACAGAATACAAAAAAgtttatatttgaattgatGAGTACAAACCTTCTCCTCGTTGAGTTTCTTAACACAGAGGGAAGCAATATCTGTCAAATATTGCCTCTTAGTCGTGGTTGTCCAGAGATCGTCCAGATCTCTAATGGGGTAGATGGATCTGAATGGATCTTCTAAAAAcccctaaaaaaaaagaatcaaaatacgaaaagattaaaaaaaaattaaaaagagtcATATTTCATTAATTGGATAACAAAAGGGTGAGGGTTACTTTACCCTATTCTCAAAGGCTTTGGTTTTATAGTCGCGGAACTCTGCGTACGCCTTGTCGCTGGAGAAACCTTCACGGCCGTCAGGATCGAATTCCAATTCGTAGCCATCGTAACTGTCCTTATCCCACTCTGGTTCCGGATCTTGCAAGTTTGAATAGTTGATTGTCGGAGATCTCACGCCGTCATCATCGTCTTCTGCGTCGACACTCCATAAGCCTTCGTTATCGCTATCGCTTTCTTCTTCCATGCTTGTGTCGTCTTCATCTTCGATCTTCGGTTTTTTAGAGACAGAAGCGTCAGATTCCACCTCCGTCGAAGCTCGTTTCACCGACACATCGTCGCCTTTCATCGTTGCCGTAGAATGGAACAAACCCTAGAAATATCTCTCTAACACACAAATTGACTAGGGGACAAGGCAGATGACAATATTAAAATGATACTCTTGGATGTATTTACCGATGTGGCCCTCATGGTTTTGGTTGGTAACATGAGTTAGGATTgatttagtttggtttgtgGGTGTAATCTTTtttcctggaaaaaaaaaataagattattcGCGTTTGCGTGCATAAAGGTATTCGGACAAACAGAAAAACTGataattataaatgtttaagcTAAAAACTGATAATCTTACAAAGCCGATAATTTATCGGAAACATTAGTGCTATATGTCTTCAACAAGGCTAACCCTCAGGCTGCTAACTCTTACAAGTTTTCACACGAGTTTTGAATAGATGATTCCATCTTGAAtattttcagaaaaagaaaTTCCCAATACATCTAAGATCGCACGGAGGAAAAGCTATTTACTTGCCGCTTGCTTTCTAGTTTTTAAAATAGCAAAGCCTTTATTCGTGGAGGAAACATATTTTTACTACTTCCCAATTCCCATCATTGATGATATGCTACTTTCTCCCAATCTCATCTGAAAATTTCAGGTATCATTTTGTCAGCTATGTAATGACAATATTCATCAAAAATTGGTAGACCAATTGTAGGCTAAGTCTGTATCAAGaagttttctatcttttttttgaGGGGGCTTTATGGTACCCTTCTGCTTTCTTAAGCAGATTGAGACACAAGTAGCATTGTATCAAACTTACATTACAACAGTaatgaaattcacatttttatcaaagaaataaataaataaataattggtAGACCACGGCGTGACTTAAAGAACACTGAAGAAAGTGCCTGACCAACCCCGCCAAGCTAATCAGTAAAATAACTTTCGAGTCTCAATGACCGTCCTTgatctttaaaatatttggtCATTGCAGGTAGGAAAGTAGTCATTACGAAAATCACAATcttgaaattaattttgttagGGAAAGAATCATCCTCTCATGGTGAATTTGTGATTATATATCATAGACTCAATTAGACCACTGGGATTTTGGATCATGCTGCGATGAGAGCTTTCATTGTATATTCAGATGATGAAAAAATTTGCATCACCTTCCAAATACACTAGAGAATGCCCCAAAATTCGTTAGTCCAATTAAACAGAAACTTATTAATCAACAACCTAACGTTATACGAGTTATATAAACATCAGATTTATCATGATCATGTTATCTAACAGTAAACATCTCCCCTCAATGCAAGAATGTCGAGTATAAATATCCTCCTTATTTAAATGTCAAAGATGCAAATAAACACTAAACATAATTTAGACCATTATTAAACTACATATTTATACCGTACAAGCGCCAAAGACATAGCTGACATGAAGACAAACCTATGCAAGTCATTAGGACATGGAAGGAGCTGGTCTGCAGATAATGGGGAAGGGAGGTGTTTCACCTCCTGCAAAATCCATGGCCTTGGCTTGATACTCCACGAGTGGACCATCCAGATACTCTCGAGCCGTAAAGGTGATGTAAAGCTTCCACCCATCTCCTGCTTTTAGATTGCCTCTCACTATACTTACAAATTCCACAGACCTAAGTAAGTTACACACACGTTCATCCTATCTGTGAGATTCTcatcaaattaaaacaaaataaaaatatatatttgaattgatGAGTACTAACCTTCTCCTCGTTGAGTTTCTTAACACACAAGGAAGCAATATCCGCCAAATATTCCCTTGTTGTCATGTTTCTAAAACGTTGTTCCAGATCAGTAAGGGGAAAGATGTACCTGAATGGACCTTCTTcataaaaaccctaaaaaatcaAATACGTAAAAGATTAACAAATTTAGAGGATAACTCAATGGATAAAGAATGGGCTACGTTACCTTATTCTTCCAGGCCTGGAACTTAAATTCGCGGAACTCTTCGTACTCCTCGTCGTTGGAGAAGCTTTCACGGTCCTCAGGGTCGTAGCATTCGTAACCATCGAAGCTGTCCTTGTCCCACTCCGGTTCCGGGTCTTgcatgttaaaaaaattatttctaggAGGTCTCACGACTCCTTCATCATATCCTCTTCTGTCTCGACACTCAATGCTTGTCGGCTGTCGGTATCGCTTTCGTCTTCCATGTTTCTGTCGTCTTCATCTTCGACTTTCAGCTTTTTCGAGACAGAAGAGTCGGATTCCTCCTCCGTCGAAGATCGGTTCGGCGTCACATCGTCGCTTGACATCTTCATCGAACAAACCCTATAAATATCCCTCAGCAAACATTAAATCAGAGCCGTTCAACGAGTGTTGACTTTTCAGTCGTAGTTTAGAATTATATTCATCTTAAGCCTGTTCGGTTCATTACAGGTCAGTATGTTCAACCAATCGATACGTATTGCATGTCCTTTTCTCCTCATTTTACCGTAAAGAAATAAGATTACTTTATGTTTGCGTGTACAAACACCTCACAAACCTGCCAAGCTAATCAATCAGTACAATAAATATCCATTCTCAGTGACCTTGATCTTTAAAATGTCTCTTCTCTTTGAATGAATTAAAACACTTAGCACGAAAAATCAGCACTCAGAAATACTTTTGTTAAGGGAAATAATTATCCTCTCATAGTGAATTGGTGATAATAATACTAAGGACTCGGTTAGACTACTTGGATGAGAGCTTTCATTGTATAGTCTCCTGATGAAAACTTGCATTATCTAAAAACCTTCCAAATACACAAGAGAATGCCACAAGTTTATTAGTCCAATAAACAGAAACTTATTAATCAGCAACCTAACGTCGTATGAGTTAAATAAACACGACCGTGTTATCTGACAATAATACAAAAAAGAAACCTACCTCGGACTCAGCTTCGATCTTTGTGTTATGCGGAGACCAGCAAAACAACAGACCAATTTTGCAATGATTAAGAGTGAATATTTGAATTCAGAAAGACAATCATCCAAAAaactacataaaaataataatattcccATAACTAAGAAAATCACTTTTTGTTTACATCCATTCCTCCACAAAAATTGACAAAAGCTCATAAGTAATTCCAAACAAAATTATCAGAGCTACTAAGTAGTTACACTGAATAATAAAGAAACCTTACGCAAGTCATAGATTAGGATATGCTAGAGGCTGGTCTGCAGAGAATGGGAAAGGGAGGTTTTCTGCCTCCTGCAAAATCGATTGCCTTGGTGGCTTGATACTCCACTATAGGACCATCCGGATACTCTCGAGCCATAAAGGTGATGTACAGCTTATACCCACCTCCTGGTTTTAGATTGCTTCTCGCAATGCTTACAACTTCCACAGACGAACCcttagttattaaaacacacacacgcATCTTATCTGTAAGTATCATATCAAattacagaagaaaaaaaaggttcATATTTGATCAGATCAGTGCACACCTTCTCCTCATTGAGTTTCTTAACACATAGGGAAGCAATATTTGTCAAATATTGCCTCCTAGTCGCGTTTACCCTGTCTGACCAAAGATCTTCCAGATCTAAAATGGGGTAGACGGATCTGAATGGATCTTCTAAAAACCCCTAAGAAAATCAAAtacgaaaataataaaaaaaatttgtgtggGATAACAAAGAGGGGTCGTAACGTTACCCTATTCTTCCAGGCCTGGATCTTATACTCGCGGAAGTCTTCGTACGCCTCGTCGTTGGGGAAGCCTTCACGGCCGTCAGGATCGAATACGCATTCGTAACCATCGTAACTGTCCTTATCCCACTCCGGTTCCGGTTCTATCATGTTTGAATAGTTAATTGTCGGAGATCTCTCgacgtcatcttcttcttcgtcgacACTCCATAAGCCTTCGTTATCGCTATCGCTTTCCTCTTCCATGCTTGTGTCGTATTCATCTTCGACACTCGTTTCCTCCTCCGTCGAAGCTAGTTTCGCCGTCTCATCGTCGCTTTTCATCGTCGCTGCAGAATTAAACAAACCCTAAAAATATCTCTTGCAACAATTTGATTTGTGAGTCCTAGTAAAAGGCCCGAAATGTCTTTACAGGCTTTATTTTTTACATGTTAATTTACTTACGTGAGTGTACATATTATTACGTTGCGTGTACAAAGACCTCACAAACCTGCCAAGCTAATCAGTACAATAACTCTCCAGTCTCAGTGACATTGATCTCTAAAAggcagtgtttttaaaactggACAGAACCGACCGGGTTGAaccataaaccaaaaataatctGGATTGGGTTAATACTAAAATTAACCAGTTAAAAACACCTATCGAACCGTCAAAAACCCAAAAACCGGCGACCCAATGAATCAGCCAAACTCCAGTTcgtatataaaccaaaattttgttaGTGAAAGCTCTCATAACAGCATGATCCTTTtagcagtgtttttaaaaccggaccggctAGCGAACCGGAAATTTTTGGGTCATGGGTCATTGTAGTTTAACCGGGTATGAACCGGGTTCGGTCGGTTTACTTagattaaactaaatttaatgatattttataaataatatgcatattctttaaaaaatataccatatcaaataaaatgtttaaatagcCATAATGTgtagaaaaacttaaaaataacaattaaaatctaaaatcaatatgaaaaacacatttaaattttattcgcAAATCTTATCACACTCTAAATCTTCATCaccttttaaaagaaaattatatacacattaggtaaaatttatattttgaaatacaaatttca
The window above is part of the Brassica napus cultivar Da-Ae chromosome C3, Da-Ae, whole genome shotgun sequence genome. Proteins encoded here:
- the LOC106383442 gene encoding uncharacterized protein LOC106383442; its protein translation is MKGDDVSVKRASTEVESDASVSKKPKIEDEDDTSMEEESDSDNEGLWSVDAEDDDDGVRSPTINYSNLQDPEPEWDKDSYDGYELEFDPDGREGFSSDKAYAEFRDYKTKAFENRGFLEDPFRSIYPIRDLDDLWTTTTKRQYLTDIASLCVKKLNEEKGMSVEVISIVRGNLKPGGGWKLYITFMAREYPDGPLVEYQAKAVDYAGHKIPPFPILCRPASSIS
- the LOC106383439 gene encoding uncharacterized protein LOC106383439, which gives rise to MQDPEPEWDKDSFDGYECYDPEDRESFSNDEEYEEFREFKFQAWKNKGFYEEGPFRYIFPLTDLEQRFRNMTTREYLADIASLCVKKLNEEKDERVCNLLRSVEFVSIVRGNLKAGDGWKLYITFTAREYLDGPLVEYQAKAMDFAGGETPPFPIICRPAPSMS
- the LOC111203906 gene encoding uncharacterized protein LOC111203906; translation: MKSDDETAKLASTEEETSVEDEYDTSMEEESDSDNEGLWSVDEEEDDVERSPTINYSNMIEPEPEWDKDSYDGYECVFDPDGREGFPNDEAYEDFREYKIQAWKNRGFLEDPFRSVYPILDLEDLWSDRVNATRRQYLTNIASLCVKKLNEEKGSSVEVVSIARSNLKPGGGYKLYITFMAREYPDGPIVEYQATKAIDFAGGRKPPFPILCRPASSIS